From a single Micromonospora sp. WMMD1102 genomic region:
- the secD gene encoding protein translocase subunit SecD → MAPPQGQMRPGRQLAVLGLIFTVLYLLVFFAAGAEGSWKDRLEPKLGLDLIGGTRMTLEAATEAGEAPPAGSLEEARQIIQARVDGRGVAEAEVVTEGNRNIVISVPGQNADLDDVGTPAELRFRKVLKTADGGGPVSAAPSPGASASPAPSGSPAPSGSPSPSGSPAADVTSSPGAGGGQGGGAPAPTPTPSGSASPAPSASASAPAAPVDQSLAQQRAAVEQKVGPEAWAAATALQAPADYNADPALAEKLKPFADLTPQEIRVLPAGIQFNVPTITCEKLDQRPPGSIKESGEQVVACEGGQQKNLLDVAKVEGTDVDDASGVLDQTSSQYVVSLDFTGDGQSKWTNLTREAYNNTDSQCDQAALGDEGRCRVAVVLDNKIISSPEIQGVLTGDSQITGSFTNASANELASQLRYGALPLTFQPQEAQNITATLGTEHLRAGLLAAGIGMLLVIIYAFFYYRLLGSVIFLSLVLSAILVFGALVVLGRQIGFTLTLAGIAGFIVSLGVAADSFVIYFERLKDEIREGRSPRSAVPRAWARARRTIISANAISIMAAVVLYLVSVGTVQGFAFALGLATVLDLVVVFLFRHPIMTMFARTPAFLSPKVSGLGRALQTADDETPSTGKTRVKEA, encoded by the coding sequence GTGGCACCACCTCAGGGACAGATGCGACCCGGGCGGCAGCTGGCCGTACTCGGGTTGATCTTTACCGTCCTCTATCTCCTGGTGTTCTTCGCCGCCGGGGCCGAGGGCAGCTGGAAGGACCGGCTCGAGCCGAAGCTCGGGCTGGATCTCATCGGCGGCACCCGGATGACCCTGGAAGCGGCCACCGAGGCCGGCGAGGCGCCCCCCGCCGGCTCCCTGGAGGAGGCCCGGCAGATCATCCAGGCCCGGGTGGACGGCCGCGGCGTCGCCGAGGCCGAGGTGGTCACCGAGGGCAACCGGAACATCGTGATCTCGGTGCCGGGGCAGAACGCCGACCTCGACGACGTCGGCACCCCGGCCGAGCTGCGGTTCCGCAAGGTGCTCAAGACCGCCGACGGTGGTGGTCCGGTGAGCGCCGCCCCGTCGCCCGGCGCCTCGGCCAGCCCGGCACCGTCCGGCAGCCCGGCACCGTCCGGCAGCCCCAGCCCGTCCGGCAGCCCGGCCGCCGACGTGACCTCGTCGCCGGGTGCCGGCGGCGGCCAGGGCGGCGGTGCTCCGGCCCCCACGCCCACCCCGAGCGGCAGCGCCTCGCCGGCGCCGAGCGCCTCGGCGAGCGCCCCGGCCGCTCCGGTCGACCAGTCACTCGCGCAGCAGCGCGCGGCCGTGGAGCAGAAGGTCGGCCCCGAGGCGTGGGCCGCCGCCACCGCGCTCCAGGCGCCCGCGGACTACAACGCGGATCCGGCGCTCGCCGAGAAGCTCAAGCCGTTCGCCGATTTGACCCCGCAGGAGATCCGGGTCCTGCCGGCCGGCATCCAGTTCAACGTGCCGACCATCACCTGCGAGAAGCTCGACCAGCGGCCGCCGGGCTCGATCAAGGAGTCGGGCGAGCAGGTGGTCGCCTGTGAGGGTGGCCAGCAAAAGAACCTGCTGGACGTGGCCAAGGTGGAGGGCACCGACGTCGACGACGCCAGCGGGGTCCTCGACCAGACCAGCAGCCAGTACGTGGTCAGCCTGGACTTCACCGGCGACGGGCAGAGCAAGTGGACCAACCTGACCCGCGAGGCGTACAACAACACCGACAGCCAGTGCGACCAGGCGGCCCTGGGCGACGAGGGCCGGTGCCGGGTCGCGGTGGTGCTCGACAACAAGATCATCTCTTCGCCGGAGATCCAGGGCGTGCTGACCGGTGACTCGCAGATCACCGGCAGCTTCACCAACGCCAGCGCCAACGAGCTGGCCAGCCAGCTCCGCTACGGCGCCCTGCCGCTGACCTTCCAGCCGCAGGAGGCGCAGAACATCACCGCCACGCTCGGCACCGAGCACCTGCGGGCCGGCCTGCTGGCCGCCGGCATCGGCATGCTCCTGGTGATCATCTACGCCTTCTTCTACTACCGGCTGCTCGGCTCGGTGATCTTCCTCAGCCTGGTGCTCAGCGCCATCCTGGTCTTCGGCGCGCTGGTGGTGCTCGGCCGGCAGATCGGCTTCACCCTGACGCTGGCCGGAATCGCCGGCTTCATCGTCTCGCTGGGTGTCGCCGCCGACTCCTTCGTGATCTATTTCGAACGTCTGAAAGACGAGATCCGGGAGGGGCGCAGCCCGCGCAGCGCCGTACCCCGCGCCTGGGCCCGGGCCCGCCGCACGATCATCTCGGCGAACGCCATCTCGATCATGGCAGCGGTGGTGCTCTACCTCGTCTCGGTCGGCACGGTGCAGGGCTTCGCCTTCGCGCTGGGCCTGGCCACCGTCCTCGACCTGGTGGTCGTCTTCCTGTTCCGGCACCCGATCATGACGATGTTCGCGCGTACCCCGGCGTTCCTGTCGCCGAAGGTCAGCGGGCTGGGTCGGGCGTTGCAAACCGCGGACGACGAGACGCCGTCGACCGGCAAGACCCGCGTGAAGGAGGCCTGA
- the ruvA gene encoding Holliday junction branch migration protein RuvA: MIASVRGVVAGLSPDSAVIEVGGVGLAVHCAPGTLAELRVGATARLATSLVVREDSLTLYGFADDDAKQLFELLQTASGVGPRLAQAVLAVHPPDVVRKAIATGDTGTLTRVPGIGKKGAERLVLELRDRIGPVPVGPDGAAGVTAGAWPEQVRQALVGLGWTASQADQAVAAVAETVEGAPPPVPVLLKQAIRLLGRTR; encoded by the coding sequence ATGATCGCGAGTGTCCGCGGGGTGGTCGCCGGGTTGTCCCCGGACAGCGCGGTGATCGAGGTCGGCGGGGTGGGTCTGGCGGTGCACTGCGCGCCGGGCACCCTGGCCGAGCTGCGGGTCGGCGCGACCGCCCGGCTGGCCACCAGCCTGGTGGTCCGGGAGGACTCGCTGACCCTCTACGGCTTCGCCGACGACGACGCCAAGCAGCTCTTCGAGCTGTTGCAGACCGCCAGCGGGGTCGGTCCCCGGCTGGCCCAGGCGGTGCTGGCGGTGCACCCCCCGGACGTGGTGCGCAAGGCGATCGCGACCGGCGACACCGGCACCCTGACCCGGGTGCCCGGGATCGGCAAGAAGGGCGCCGAGCGGCTGGTGCTGGAGCTGCGCGACCGGATCGGCCCGGTGCCGGTCGGCCCGGACGGTGCGGCCGGGGTCACCGCCGGGGCCTGGCCCGAGCAGGTCCGGCAGGCGCTGGTCGGGCTCGGCTGGACGGCGTCCCAGGCCGATCAGGCGGTGGCGGCGGTCGCCGAGACGGTCGAGGGTGCGCCGCCGCCGGTGCCGGTGCTGCTCAAGCAGGCGATCCGGTTGCTGGGTAGGACCAGGTGA
- a CDS encoding MFS transporter: MELTENTGHPRRWAILGVLVVSLLVIVLDNTVLNVALRTLADPVHGLGASQGELEWSINSYTLVFAGLLFTFGVLGDRYGRKWFLLVGLAMFGLASLLSAYAQNPGQLIGARALMGFGAAAVMPVTLSIISNVFDPRERGRAIGVWAGAIGLGVAIGPVLGGLLLENYWWGSVFLINVPVVLIGLVAVALLVPDSRDPKPGRIDVVGVLLSVIGLVALSYGIIDGGEHGFGRPLVWASIVGGLAVLAGFVAWERRIEFPSLDVRLFRVPRFAAPVAVIGLVFFAAMGVMFFSAFYLQLVRGYSPLETGLLMLPFAAAQLVFAPRSAAMVKRYGGRAVAVTGLALTSAALVAFAFATASTPIWIIGLIFFVQGVGMANIMPPATESIMSALPREKAGVGSAVSNTVRQVAGALGVAVLGSVLSGVYRDQIEPAARTLPAPVRDAATESVSGAYAVAERLGPAGAAVTSAANDAFVTAMHWAAGLSAVIAALGILVVLRWLPGRSAEEQVLPPEPVGDPELVAA; this comes from the coding sequence ATGGAGTTAACGGAAAACACCGGGCACCCGAGGCGCTGGGCGATTCTCGGCGTGCTCGTGGTCAGCCTGCTGGTGATCGTGCTGGACAACACGGTCCTGAACGTCGCGCTGCGCACCCTGGCGGACCCGGTGCACGGGCTCGGCGCCAGCCAGGGCGAGCTGGAGTGGTCGATCAACTCCTACACCCTGGTCTTCGCCGGGCTGCTGTTCACCTTCGGTGTGCTCGGCGACCGGTACGGGCGCAAGTGGTTCCTGCTGGTCGGCCTGGCGATGTTCGGGCTCGCCTCGCTGCTGTCGGCGTACGCGCAGAACCCGGGTCAACTGATCGGTGCCCGCGCCCTGATGGGCTTCGGCGCCGCCGCCGTGATGCCGGTGACGCTGTCGATCATCTCGAACGTCTTCGACCCCCGGGAACGCGGTCGCGCCATCGGGGTCTGGGCCGGCGCGATCGGCCTCGGCGTGGCGATCGGCCCGGTGCTGGGCGGGCTGCTGCTGGAGAACTACTGGTGGGGCTCGGTCTTCCTGATCAACGTACCGGTGGTGCTGATCGGGCTGGTCGCGGTCGCCCTGCTGGTGCCGGACTCGCGCGACCCGAAGCCCGGCCGGATCGACGTGGTGGGCGTACTGCTCTCGGTGATCGGCCTGGTGGCGCTCTCGTACGGCATCATCGACGGCGGTGAGCACGGCTTCGGCCGGCCGCTGGTCTGGGCCTCGATCGTCGGCGGACTCGCCGTACTGGCCGGCTTCGTGGCCTGGGAGCGCCGGATCGAGTTCCCGTCGCTCGACGTGCGGCTGTTCCGGGTACCCCGGTTCGCCGCGCCCGTCGCGGTGATCGGCCTGGTCTTCTTCGCGGCCATGGGTGTGATGTTCTTCAGCGCCTTCTACCTCCAGCTCGTCCGTGGCTACAGCCCGCTGGAGACCGGCCTGCTGATGCTGCCCTTCGCCGCCGCCCAACTGGTCTTCGCCCCGCGCAGCGCCGCCATGGTCAAGCGGTACGGCGGTCGGGCGGTCGCGGTGACCGGGTTGGCCCTGACCTCGGCCGCGCTGGTGGCGTTCGCCTTCGCCACCGCGAGCACGCCGATCTGGATCATCGGTCTGATCTTCTTCGTGCAGGGCGTCGGGATGGCCAACATCATGCCGCCGGCAACCGAGTCGATCATGTCGGCACTGCCCCGGGAGAAGGCCGGGGTGGGCTCGGCGGTGAGCAACACCGTCCGTCAGGTGGCCGGCGCGCTCGGCGTAGCGGTGCTCGGCTCGGTGCTCTCCGGGGTCTACCGGGACCAGATCGAGCCGGCCGCCCGGACCCTGCCCGCACCCGTACGGGACGCCGCGACCGAGTCGGTCTCCGGGGCGTACGCGGTCGCCGAGCGGCTCGGCCCGGCCGGCGCGGCGGTGACAAGCGCCGCCAACGACGCCTTCGTCACGGCGATGCACTGGGCCGCCGGACTGTCGGCAGTAATCGCCGCCCTCGGCATCCTGGTGGTGCTCCGCTGGCTGCCCGGCCGCTCGGCCGAGGAGCAGGTGCTGCCGCCGGAGCCGGTGGGCGATCCCGAACTGGTCGCCGCCTGA
- a CDS encoding TetR/AcrR family transcriptional regulator: MADVTETTDAPRAPGRPRSIRADEAIQEAALDLLAEGSSIETLSIEAIAARAGVGKATIYRRWSGKEALLQDALRRLKPPPPPPPGRSVREDLVALVGNTGHNPDPRMRQIMPCLMPAVSRSPEQYRLYQELVEPRRRMIRDVLRRGIDLGELRADLDVELTLAMLTAPLLIQRLLRAQPDLDERDLPARLVDAVIAGIAAR, encoded by the coding sequence ATGGCTGACGTGACCGAGACGACGGATGCTCCGCGGGCGCCGGGACGCCCGCGGAGCATCCGCGCGGACGAGGCGATCCAGGAGGCTGCGCTCGACCTGCTGGCCGAGGGCAGCAGCATCGAGACGCTGTCGATCGAGGCGATCGCGGCGCGGGCCGGCGTGGGCAAGGCGACCATCTACCGTCGCTGGTCGGGCAAGGAGGCGCTGCTCCAGGACGCGCTGCGCAGGCTGAAGCCGCCACCGCCGCCACCGCCCGGCCGGTCCGTGCGCGAGGACCTCGTCGCGCTGGTCGGCAACACCGGGCACAATCCGGACCCCCGGATGCGGCAGATCATGCCCTGCCTGATGCCGGCGGTCAGCCGCAGTCCGGAGCAGTACCGGCTCTACCAGGAACTGGTCGAGCCGCGCCGGCGGATGATCCGTGACGTACTGCGCCGGGGCATCGACCTCGGCGAGCTGCGGGCCGACCTCGACGTCGAGCTGACCCTCGCCATGCTGACCGCTCCGCTGCTGATCCAGCGCCTGCTCCGGGCCCAGCCCGACCTGGACGAGCGGGACCTGCCGGCCCGGCTCGTCGACGCGGTGATCGCTGGCATCGCCGCCCGCTGA
- the yajC gene encoding preprotein translocase subunit YajC — translation MPLLMIVLLFVVMYFMMIRPQQKRRREAEQMQSSIGPGDEVVTIGGLYGTVTSVDDETMMLEVAPGVQTRYARPAIARVVNKVERVESVPEEVVDAKE, via the coding sequence ATGCCGCTCCTGATGATTGTCCTGCTCTTCGTCGTCATGTACTTCATGATGATCCGGCCGCAGCAGAAGCGGCGCCGCGAGGCCGAGCAGATGCAGTCCTCGATCGGCCCCGGCGACGAGGTGGTCACCATCGGCGGCCTCTACGGCACCGTCACCAGCGTGGACGACGAGACCATGATGCTCGAGGTGGCGCCCGGCGTGCAGACCCGGTATGCGCGGCCGGCGATCGCGCGGGTCGTCAACAAGGTCGAGCGGGTCGAGTCGGTGCCAGAAGAGGTCGTCGACGCGAAGGAATGA
- a CDS encoding adenine phosphoribosyltransferase: protein MTETPTEVRGDSGQVTAQLVASRVLDVPDFPKPGIVFKDLMPLFADGAAFREVIDDIVEHHGRDSFDVVVGIEARGFVVAAAIAYATGVGVVPVRKAGKLPRAAYAASYALEYGEATLEVHQDAFTAGHRVLVVDDVLATGGTAQATLDLVERAGGTVAGFSVLLELSFLNGRDRLAPRGVHALLTV, encoded by the coding sequence GTGACGGAGACCCCCACCGAGGTACGCGGCGACAGCGGCCAGGTCACCGCCCAGTTGGTGGCAAGTCGGGTGCTGGACGTGCCGGACTTCCCGAAGCCGGGCATCGTGTTCAAGGACCTGATGCCGCTCTTCGCCGACGGTGCCGCGTTCCGGGAGGTGATCGACGACATCGTCGAGCACCACGGCCGGGACTCCTTCGACGTGGTGGTCGGGATCGAGGCGCGCGGCTTCGTGGTCGCCGCCGCGATCGCGTACGCCACCGGGGTCGGGGTGGTGCCGGTACGCAAGGCCGGCAAGCTGCCCCGGGCCGCGTACGCCGCCTCGTACGCCCTGGAGTACGGCGAGGCGACCCTGGAGGTGCACCAGGACGCCTTCACGGCCGGACACCGGGTACTCGTGGTCGACGACGTACTCGCCACCGGCGGAACGGCGCAGGCGACGCTGGACCTGGTCGAGCGGGCCGGTGGCACGGTGGCCGGATTCAGCGTTCTGTTGGAGTTGAGCTTCCTGAACGGGCGGGACCGGCTCGCCCCCCGGGGTGTTCATGCCCTGCTGACCGTCTAG
- the secF gene encoding protein translocase subunit SecF: MSRSGLASRLYRGEAGLEIIPRRKLWFSICGGLILLTVLSFVIQGFHLGIEFRGGNEFQVPTSVGSMERAESAIRDALADESTPDGPAEVVSSQQVGDTTYLFRTSPLEQQQASEVRAEVAQDLGLRADQISDNRVSAAWGAQITQRALIGLVIFLVLVTGYLVLRFELRMAIAAVSGLALDLLLTAGIYSAVGFEVTPSTVVGFLTILGFALYDTVVVFDKIQENTRGITGGSSQTYAEAANLALNQTLMRSINTSVVALLPVGGLLFIGAGLLGAGTLKDLGLVLFVGMGAAFFSSIFFSTPVLVSLKEREPRIRQHTQRVLARRAGGRDTSARRPARQPGQARPTAEPPAGSDEPAAAEESAVPAAGTALAGSAPKVGSRPSGKRSGGGARGGRAGGNRPGGKRR, translated from the coding sequence ATGAGCAGGAGTGGGCTCGCCAGCCGCTTGTACCGCGGTGAGGCCGGTCTTGAGATCATCCCCCGCCGCAAGCTCTGGTTCAGCATCTGCGGTGGTCTGATCCTGCTGACCGTACTGAGCTTCGTGATCCAGGGCTTCCACCTGGGCATCGAGTTCAGGGGCGGGAACGAGTTCCAGGTGCCTACCTCGGTGGGCAGCATGGAGCGGGCCGAGAGCGCGATCCGCGACGCGCTGGCCGACGAGTCGACGCCGGACGGACCGGCCGAGGTGGTCTCCAGCCAGCAGGTCGGCGACACGACGTACCTGTTCCGGACCTCCCCGCTGGAGCAGCAGCAGGCATCCGAGGTACGCGCCGAGGTCGCCCAGGATCTGGGCCTCCGCGCCGACCAGATCAGCGACAACCGGGTCAGCGCGGCCTGGGGCGCCCAGATCACCCAGCGGGCGCTGATCGGTCTGGTCATCTTCCTGGTGCTGGTCACCGGCTACCTGGTGCTCCGGTTCGAGCTGCGGATGGCGATCGCCGCCGTCTCCGGTCTCGCCCTCGACCTGCTGCTCACCGCCGGCATCTACTCGGCGGTCGGCTTCGAGGTGACTCCGTCGACAGTCGTCGGCTTCCTCACCATCCTCGGTTTCGCCCTCTACGACACCGTCGTGGTCTTCGACAAGATCCAGGAGAACACCCGGGGCATCACCGGCGGCAGCAGCCAGACGTACGCCGAGGCGGCCAACCTGGCCCTGAACCAGACGCTGATGCGGTCGATCAACACCTCGGTGGTCGCGCTGCTCCCGGTCGGCGGCCTGCTCTTCATCGGTGCCGGGCTGCTCGGCGCCGGCACGCTGAAGGACCTCGGCCTGGTGCTCTTCGTCGGTATGGGCGCCGCGTTCTTCTCGTCGATCTTCTTCTCGACGCCGGTGCTGGTGTCGCTGAAGGAGCGCGAGCCGCGGATCCGGCAGCACACCCAGCGGGTGCTCGCCCGCCGGGCCGGTGGCCGGGACACCAGCGCGCGTCGCCCGGCTCGGCAGCCCGGCCAGGCCCGGCCGACCGCCGAGCCGCCGGCCGGCTCCGACGAGCCGGCCGCGGCCGAGGAGTCCGCGGTGCCGGCGGCCGGAACCGCACTGGCCGGGTCCGCGCCGAAGGTCGGCTCCCGGCCGTCGGGCAAGCGGTCCGGCGGCGGTGCCCGGGGCGGTCGTGCCGGTGGCAACCGGCCCGGCGGCAAGCGGCGCTGA
- the ruvB gene encoding Holliday junction branch migration DNA helicase RuvB yields MPGERGRRLAEWAPRRDRFEESLAADRVASVEPAGLHPCRCLTVADDHTFTVNDLVVHNTTLANIVAAELGTGIRVTSGPAIERSGDLAAILTSLTEGDVLFIDEIHRIARPAEELLYSAMEDFRVDVVVGKGPGATAIPLDVEPFTLVGATTRSGLLTGPMRDRFGFVAHLDFYTPDELDVLLQRSAKILGVPITSDGSAEIAGRSRGTPRIANRLLRRVRDFAEVRADGTVDRETARAALRVYDVDELGLDRLDRAVLTALVDSFRGGPVGLSTLAVAVGEQPDTVEEVCEPFLVRAGLLARTPRGRVATEAAWRHLGRTPPNGTFGAGGPPGPDLFSAGSQEV; encoded by the coding sequence GTGCCGGGCGAGCGCGGCAGGCGGCTTGCGGAGTGGGCGCCCCGCCGGGACAGGTTCGAGGAAAGTCTCGCCGCCGACCGGGTCGCGTCGGTCGAGCCCGCCGGTCTTCATCCCTGCCGGTGTCTGACCGTCGCAGACGACCACACCTTCACCGTCAACGACCTGGTGGTGCACAACACCACCCTGGCGAACATCGTCGCCGCCGAGCTGGGCACCGGGATCCGGGTGACCAGTGGTCCGGCCATCGAGCGCTCCGGCGACCTGGCCGCGATCCTGACCAGCCTGACCGAGGGCGACGTGCTCTTCATCGACGAGATCCACCGGATCGCCAGGCCGGCCGAGGAGCTGCTCTACAGCGCGATGGAGGACTTCCGGGTCGACGTGGTGGTGGGCAAGGGGCCGGGGGCGACCGCGATCCCGCTGGACGTCGAGCCGTTCACCCTGGTCGGCGCGACCACCCGGTCGGGGTTGCTGACCGGCCCGATGCGGGACCGGTTCGGCTTCGTCGCGCACCTGGACTTCTACACCCCGGACGAGCTGGACGTGCTGCTCCAGCGTTCGGCGAAGATCCTGGGGGTGCCGATCACCTCCGACGGCTCGGCGGAGATCGCCGGCCGGTCCCGGGGTACGCCCCGGATCGCCAACCGGCTGCTCCGGCGGGTGCGCGACTTCGCGGAGGTACGCGCCGACGGGACGGTGGACCGGGAGACCGCGCGGGCGGCGCTGCGGGTCTACGACGTGGACGAGCTGGGGCTGGACCGGCTGGACCGGGCGGTGCTGACCGCGCTCGTGGACTCGTTCCGGGGCGGCCCGGTCGGGCTGTCAACCCTGGCGGTGGCGGTGGGGGAGCAGCCGGACACCGTGGAGGAGGTCTGCGAGCCCTTCCTGGTCCGGGCTGGTCTGTTGGCCCGTACCCCCCGTGGGCGGGTGGCCACCGAGGCCGCTTGGCGACACTTGGGCCGTACTCCGCCAAATGGTACATTTGGTGCAGGCGGGCCGCCGGGGCCCGATCTCTTCTCCGCAGGGTCCCAGGAGGTGTGA
- a CDS encoding 3-hydroxybutyrate dehydrogenase has protein sequence MTVEPGPDDQAARRPQQRVKTAPDTGGAPQTGSTAQTGGTVAQVVRLDLAGRTALVTGAGSGIGRACAARLAAAGAKVTVLDRDADRAEQVAAEIGGRALALDLADPGAVDRIEPELDVVVNNAGLQHVAPVDEFPPERFDHLHRVMVTAPFLIVRRALPHMYARGWGRVVNISSVHGLRASPFKSAYVSAKHALEGLSKVVALEGAAHGVTANCVNPAYVRTPLVEGQIAAQASAHGIAETEVIERIMLARAAIKRLIEPAEVAELVAYLCTPAASFITGAAIPLDGGWTAN, from the coding sequence ATGACGGTAGAACCCGGTCCGGACGACCAGGCCGCGCGGCGGCCGCAACAGCGGGTCAAGACGGCCCCGGACACCGGCGGCGCACCGCAGACCGGCAGCACAGCGCAGACCGGCGGAACCGTTGCCCAGGTCGTCCGGCTCGACCTGGCCGGACGGACTGCCCTGGTGACCGGCGCCGGCAGCGGCATCGGGCGGGCCTGCGCGGCCCGGCTGGCGGCGGCCGGGGCGAAGGTGACGGTGCTGGACCGGGACGCCGACCGGGCCGAGCAGGTCGCCGCCGAGATCGGCGGCCGGGCCCTGGCACTGGACCTCGCCGATCCCGGCGCCGTCGACCGGATCGAGCCCGAGCTGGACGTCGTGGTCAACAACGCCGGGCTGCAACACGTGGCGCCGGTCGACGAGTTTCCGCCGGAACGCTTCGACCATCTGCACCGGGTGATGGTGACGGCCCCCTTCCTGATCGTCCGGCGTGCCCTGCCGCACATGTACGCCCGCGGCTGGGGCCGTGTCGTCAACATCTCCTCGGTGCACGGGCTGCGCGCCTCGCCGTTCAAGTCGGCGTACGTCTCGGCCAAGCACGCCCTGGAGGGGCTCTCCAAGGTGGTCGCCCTGGAGGGCGCGGCGCACGGGGTGACGGCCAACTGCGTCAACCCGGCGTACGTGCGCACCCCGCTGGTCGAGGGGCAGATCGCCGCGCAGGCGAGCGCACACGGCATCGCCGAGACCGAGGTGATCGAGCGGATCATGCTGGCCCGGGCGGCGATCAAGCGGCTGATCGAACCGGCGGAGGTCGCCGAACTCGTCGCCTACCTCTGCACCCCGGCCGCCTCGTTCATCACCGGCGCCGCCATCCCGCTCGACGGGGGCTGGACGGCGAACTGA
- a CDS encoding helix-turn-helix domain-containing protein, which yields MEPVSAPIEFLELLAREAAPVEFEGPLVAARAAGLPADRLAELEAAKVVALRVRALLERRRRREAELSGLYDTASDLAGLRDSDDVLRAIVHRARHLLGTDVAYMTLVDDDRGDTYMRVTDGSVSARFQGLRLPMGAGLGGLVAQTGSPYATANYPQDARFHHTGEIDAGVGEEGLVAILGVPLRLGSRVIGVLYAANRSARPFAREEVSLLLSLAAHAAVAIDTARLLAETRAALAELSAANSTIQAHSASVERAAAAHDRMTSLVLRGGGVEDVAAAVTEVLGGALLALDAEGRTLARVGEIGEPDRAALDEAVVASRTEGRSVRRGGLWYAAVVAGTENLGALVSRPEDELVDADQRILERAALVTALLLLFRQSVAEAEGRVRGELLDDLVARPVGDVAALRNRARRLGVDLDAPHVLVAVGDDAMTGSTSVRQRVTSWASTYASTQGGLAAARDGRAVLMLPGGDAGAAARTVVRDLSRALGRPVTAGAGGPATGAASLAGAAREAERCLTALRALGRSGEGASSAELGFVGLLLGAVESGGDREVSRFLVDTVGPVLDYDARRGTALVKTLEAYFGVGGSLARAAELLHVHVNTVTQRLDRVGQLLGPQWQKPERALEVQLALRLHRLRASTGGATGPDGRTEPL from the coding sequence ATTGAGCCCGTGTCCGCGCCGATCGAGTTTCTGGAGCTGCTGGCCCGGGAGGCCGCTCCGGTCGAGTTCGAAGGGCCGCTGGTGGCCGCCCGGGCCGCCGGGCTGCCCGCCGACCGGCTCGCCGAGCTGGAGGCGGCCAAGGTGGTGGCGCTGCGGGTACGTGCCCTGCTGGAACGGCGGCGGCGCCGCGAGGCGGAACTCTCCGGCCTGTACGACACCGCGAGCGACCTGGCCGGGCTGCGCGACTCCGACGACGTACTCCGGGCGATCGTGCACCGGGCCCGGCACCTGCTCGGCACCGACGTGGCGTACATGACGCTCGTCGACGACGACCGGGGCGACACGTACATGCGGGTCACCGACGGCTCGGTCTCGGCCCGGTTCCAGGGGCTCCGGCTGCCGATGGGCGCCGGACTCGGCGGGCTGGTGGCCCAGACCGGCAGCCCGTACGCGACCGCGAACTATCCGCAGGACGCCCGGTTCCACCACACCGGGGAGATCGACGCCGGGGTCGGCGAGGAGGGGCTGGTCGCCATCCTCGGGGTGCCGCTGCGGCTCGGCTCCCGGGTGATCGGGGTGCTCTACGCCGCCAACCGGTCGGCCCGGCCGTTCGCCCGGGAGGAGGTGTCGCTGCTGCTCTCGCTGGCCGCGCACGCGGCGGTGGCGATCGACACCGCCCGGCTGCTCGCCGAGACCCGGGCCGCGCTGGCGGAGCTGTCGGCGGCCAACTCGACGATCCAGGCGCACAGCGCGTCGGTGGAACGGGCCGCCGCCGCGCACGACCGGATGACCTCGCTGGTGCTGCGCGGCGGAGGGGTGGAGGACGTGGCGGCGGCGGTGACCGAGGTGCTCGGCGGGGCACTGCTGGCGCTGGACGCCGAGGGCCGGACGCTGGCCCGGGTCGGCGAGATCGGCGAGCCGGACCGGGCCGCGCTGGACGAGGCGGTGGTGGCGTCCCGTACCGAGGGGCGCAGCGTGCGCCGGGGCGGTCTCTGGTACGCCGCCGTGGTCGCCGGCACCGAGAACCTCGGTGCCCTGGTCTCCCGCCCGGAGGACGAACTGGTCGACGCCGACCAGCGGATCCTGGAGCGGGCCGCGCTGGTCACCGCGCTGCTGCTGTTGTTCCGGCAGAGCGTCGCCGAGGCGGAGGGGCGGGTCCGGGGTGAACTGCTCGACGACCTGGTCGCCAGGCCGGTCGGTGACGTCGCCGCGCTGCGCAACCGGGCCCGCCGGCTCGGGGTGGACCTGGACGCCCCGCACGTCCTGGTGGCGGTCGGGGACGACGCGATGACCGGCAGCACCTCGGTCCGGCAGCGGGTCACCTCGTGGGCCAGCACGTACGCCTCGACCCAGGGCGGGCTGGCGGCGGCCCGGGACGGCCGGGCGGTGCTGATGCTGCCCGGCGGCGACGCGGGCGCGGCGGCCCGGACGGTGGTCCGGGACCTGTCCCGGGCGTTGGGCCGGCCGGTCACCGCCGGGGCGGGCGGCCCGGCGACCGGGGCGGCGTCACTGGCCGGGGCGGCCCGGGAGGCGGAGCGCTGTCTCACCGCACTGCGCGCGCTGGGCCGGTCCGGCGAGGGCGCCAGCAGCGCCGAACTCGGTTTCGTCGGGCTGCTGCTCGGCGCGGTGGAGTCCGGCGGCGACCGGGAGGTGAGCCGGTTCCTGGTCGACACCGTCGGGCCGGTACTCGACTACGACGCCCGGCGGGGCACCGCGCTGGTGAAGACGCTGGAGGCGTACTTCGGGGTGGGCGGCAGCCTGGCCCGGGCGGCGGAGTTGCTGCACGTGCACGTGAACACGGTGACCCAGCGGCTGGACCGGGTCGGCCAGCTGCTGGGCCCGCAGTGGCAGAAGCCGGAGCGGGCCCTGGAGGTGCAGCTTGCGCTGCGCCTGCACCGGCTGCGCGCCTCGACCGGCGGCGCCACCGGGCCGGACGGCCGCACCGAACCACTCTGA